DNA sequence from the Thermodesulfobacteriota bacterium genome:
GGAGGAGGGATTATGGATGCCGGTGTGCTGCCAGCTGGCTGTTCGGTTCTCGCCATCGGTGCTGTGGCCAGCCTGGCCGCCGGCGTGGCCACCGGGGTAGGCGCCCTGCCGGTTCTGGTGGTGCGCGCCATCTCGCTTAGGCTCCAGGACACCATGCTGGGCTTTGGCGCCGGGGTGATGCTGGCCGCCACCTCCTTTTCCCTGGTGGCGCCGGGCATCGAGGCGGCCAGCGGCCTGTGGGGCAGCGAGGTCCTGGCGGCCCTGGTGGTCGGCCTGGGCATCCTGGCCGGCGGCGTCTTTTTGTGGCTGAGCGATCGGTTCTTCCCCCACGAGCACTTCATCACCGGCCGGGAGGGGGTGGCGGCGAGTCGCCTGCGCCGCATCTGGCTCTTTGTCATCGCCATCACCCTCCACAACTTCCCGGAGGGGCTGGCGGTGGGGGTGGGCTTTGGCGGCGGCGATCTGGGCAACGGCCTGTCCCTGGCCGTGGGCATCGGGCTCCAGAACATGCCCGAGGGGCTGGCGGTGGCCGTGGCCCTGGTGAGCGAGGGCTATTCCCGCCGGTATGCCCTGCTGGTAGCCCTGGCCACCGGCCTGGTGGAGCCGGTGGGTGGTGTTCTGGGCGCCGGCGCCGTGTCGGTGGCCGCCGCGCTCCTGCCCTGGGGCCTGGCGGGCGCGGCCGGTGCCATGCTCTATGTGATCAGCGACGAGATCATCCCCGAGACCCACCGCAAAGGCTTCGAAAAGCCGGCCACCTTCGGCCTCATGGTGGGCTTCGTGGTGATGATGATCCTGGATGTGACCCTGTCCTAGGCCAGCGGCCGGCCGGGAACAGGGTTTTTCGCGACCATTTTTCGGGCAAGGAGAAAAAGGCGATGTACACCGCATCAGACCTGCGCAAAGGTCTCAAGATCCAGATCGACGGCGATCCTTATATCGTCACCGAGTTCCAGTTCTCGAAGCCGGGCAAGGGACAGGCCCTCTACCGGACCAAGATGCGCAACATGATCACCGGCAACCAGCTGGACCGGACCTTCCGCTCCGGCGACAAGTTCGAGCCAGCGCCCCTGGACGAGCGCACCATGCAGTTCCTCTACGCCCAGGGCGACGAGTTCCATTTCATGGACACCAGGAGCTACGAGCAGATCGCCCTCACCGCCGAGCAGGTAGGGGACGGCCGGCGCTTCCTGATCGACAACCTGGAGGTGCAGATCCTCATGCACGGCGCCAAGCCCATCGGCGTCACCCTGCCCACCTTCGTCAACCTCACGGTCACCACGGCCGAGCCCTGGGCCAAGGGCGACACCACCGGCAGCGACACCAAGCCGGTGACCCTGGAGTCCGGCGCCGTCATCCAGGTGCCGCCCTTCGTCAACGAGGGCGACAAGATCCAGGTGGACACCCGCACCGGCGAGTACGTCACCCGGGTCAAGGGGTGAGCGGCCTGGCCTCCCCGGCCAGCCCTGACCGCCTTTGGGCGCGGGCGGCGACCCTGGCCGCCATCCGCGCCTTCTTCACCGCCCGGGGCTTCCTGGAGGTGGAGACCCCGATCCTTCTGCCCACCATCATCCCCGAGCGGCACCTGACACCGGTGGCCGCCGGGGCCGGCTTCCTGCAGGCCTCGCCGGAGCAGTGCATGAAGCGGCTCCTGGCCCGGGGCTATCCCCGCCTGTTCCAGATCGCCCGCGCCTTCCGGGCCGGCGAGCGGGGCCAGCGGCACCTGCCGGAATTGACCCTCCTGGAATGGTACCGGGCGGGCGCCGGCTACCAGGACCTCA
Encoded proteins:
- a CDS encoding ZIP family metal transporter, which gives rise to MDAGVLPAGCSVLAIGAVASLAAGVATGVGALPVLVVRAISLRLQDTMLGFGAGVMLAATSFSLVAPGIEAASGLWGSEVLAALVVGLGILAGGVFLWLSDRFFPHEHFITGREGVAASRLRRIWLFVIAITLHNFPEGLAVGVGFGGGDLGNGLSLAVGIGLQNMPEGLAVAVALVSEGYSRRYALLVALATGLVEPVGGVLGAGAVSVAAALLPWGLAGAAGAMLYVISDEIIPETHRKGFEKPATFGLMVGFVVMMILDVTLS
- the efp gene encoding elongation factor P; translated protein: MYTASDLRKGLKIQIDGDPYIVTEFQFSKPGKGQALYRTKMRNMITGNQLDRTFRSGDKFEPAPLDERTMQFLYAQGDEFHFMDTRSYEQIALTAEQVGDGRRFLIDNLEVQILMHGAKPIGVTLPTFVNLTVTTAEPWAKGDTTGSDTKPVTLESGAVIQVPPFVNEGDKIQVDTRTGEYVTRVKG